One Centroberyx gerrardi isolate f3 chromosome 6, fCenGer3.hap1.cur.20231027, whole genome shotgun sequence genomic region harbors:
- the drc9 gene encoding dynein regulatory complex protein 9: MSAHLHLIRMMRLRDCTFCAQCVHWPVTSGSSSLRSCSSSSSGCRRPAGGSSRYERSGAELQLLQTHKLSQQAEGTLQDRIQLLQDRLEEERRVHEETQNFLSQQQMLLQQQLQQLAERSERLLEEKQQELNSLRSNKTSNLDLLQDLSRKFREAEQLVMEDRKEKEKLRRQQEREQTERSAVTTLQAWWRGCLVRRGLASCKTGKKTKEGKKKGKKKK; this comes from the exons ATGTCTGCTCACCTCCACCTCATCAGGATGATGAGGCTGAGAGACTGCACTTTCTGTGCCCAGTGCGTGCACTGGCCTGTTAC gagCGGCAGCAGCTCACTgcgctcctgcagcagcagcagcagcggctgcAGGCGGCCAGCAGGAGGCAGCAGCCGGTACGAGAGGAGCGGCGccgagctgcagctgctgcagaccCACAAACTGAGCCAGCAGGCTGAGGGGACGCTGCAGGACCGCATCCAG ctgctgcaggacagactggaggaggagaggagagttcaTGAAGAGACACAGAACTTCCTGAGCCAGCAGCAGATG ctcctgcagcagcagctgcagcagctggcgGAGCGCAGTGAGCGTctgctggaggagaaacagcaggAGCTGAACTCTCTGAGGAGCAACAAGACCAGCAACCTGGACCTGCTGCAGGACCTGAGCAGGAAG TTCAGGGAGGCGGAGCAGCTGGTGAtggaggacaggaaggagaaggagaaactccgcagacagcaggagagagagcagacagagaggagcgcCGTTACCACG ctGCAGGCCTGGTGGAGAGGCTGCCTGGTCCGCCGCGGCCTCGCTTCCTGCAAGACAGGGAAGAAAACCAAGGAAGgcaagaagaaagggaagaagaagaagtga